In Microbacterium binotii, one DNA window encodes the following:
- a CDS encoding cell division protein CrgA, which produces MARSDNDEDLTPAGAGEPAPNPVWFKPIMIGLMLVGLVWVLVFYLSGMQFPIPGIEAWNLVIGFGIAFVGFLMTTRWR; this is translated from the coding sequence ATGGCACGCTCCGACAACGACGAGGACCTCACCCCCGCTGGCGCCGGTGAGCCGGCTCCCAACCCCGTGTGGTTCAAGCCCATCATGATCGGTCTCATGCTCGTGGGACTCGTGTGGGTTCTCGTGTTCTACCTCAGCGGGATGCAGTTCCCCATCCCGGGCATCGAGGCCTGGAACCTCGTGATCGGCTTCGGGATCGCCTTCGTGGGCTTCCTCATGACCACTCGGTGGCGCTGA
- a CDS encoding class E sortase — protein sequence MTDTPPAATRRSRRSATPPRRRISVLGVIGEIFITVGVLAFLYVGWQLWVGDWIQGQQNNAAGQAIAEQWAQNYVPSTPSPSTSESSTPDVSTAEPIVLPDASSGEVFGIMHIPRFGPDYAVQIAGGVGRSESLDLGAIGHYSSTQMPGAVGNFAVAAHRGSHGAPFMNLPDLHVGDAIVIQTQDGWYTYRYRSMEYVTPDSVDVLLPVPREQGVEANGRYLTMTTCSPRYGFSERLVAYAVFESFTPGADGAPASLSEAVT from the coding sequence GTGACCGACACCCCGCCTGCCGCCACGCGGCGTTCGCGCCGGAGCGCGACGCCGCCGCGCCGTCGGATCAGCGTGCTCGGGGTGATCGGAGAGATCTTCATCACCGTCGGGGTGCTGGCCTTCCTCTACGTCGGCTGGCAGCTGTGGGTCGGTGACTGGATCCAGGGACAGCAGAACAACGCGGCCGGCCAGGCGATCGCCGAGCAGTGGGCGCAGAACTACGTGCCGTCGACGCCTTCTCCGTCGACCAGTGAGTCGAGCACCCCCGACGTGAGCACCGCCGAGCCGATCGTCCTCCCGGATGCCTCCAGCGGTGAAGTCTTCGGCATCATGCACATCCCGCGCTTCGGACCGGACTACGCCGTGCAGATCGCCGGCGGCGTCGGCCGCTCGGAGAGCCTGGATCTCGGCGCGATCGGTCACTACTCCAGCACGCAGATGCCGGGCGCCGTCGGCAACTTCGCCGTCGCCGCCCACCGCGGCAGCCACGGTGCACCCTTCATGAATCTGCCGGACCTGCACGTGGGCGATGCGATCGTCATCCAGACGCAGGACGGCTGGTACACCTACCGCTACCGCAGCATGGAGTACGTGACCCCCGATTCCGTCGACGTGCTGCTGCCCGTGCCGCGGGAACAGGGGGTGGAGGCGAACGGACGCTATCTGACGATGACGACCTGCAGTCCGCGCTACGGGTTCTCGGAGCGTCTCGTGGCGTACGCCGTCTTCGAGTCCTTCACGCCCGGAGCCGACGGCGCGCCGGCATCCCTGAGCGAGGCGGTGACCTGA
- a CDS encoding anthranilate synthase component II — MTAARVLVVDNHDSFVHTLVGYLRELGADTVMREADEIDADAATTALVGFDGVLVSPGPGTPERAGSSLAVVAAAAETQTPLLGVCLGHQALAMAFGARVVQAPELMHGMTSPIVHDGSGILQGLPSPFSAARYHSLAVAAETIPDVLRVTARTPEGTVMALEHRHLPLSGVQFHPESVLTEYGYRMLATWLTGIGAEDAPSRALTLTPHRGTSTQPAQ, encoded by the coding sequence GTGACGGCAGCACGCGTGCTGGTCGTGGACAACCACGACAGTTTCGTCCACACGCTGGTGGGCTACCTGCGCGAGCTCGGGGCCGACACGGTCATGCGCGAGGCCGACGAGATCGACGCGGATGCGGCGACCACCGCCCTCGTGGGCTTCGACGGAGTCCTGGTCTCACCCGGGCCCGGGACGCCAGAGCGCGCCGGATCCTCGCTCGCCGTCGTGGCGGCCGCGGCAGAGACACAGACGCCTCTGCTGGGCGTCTGTCTCGGACATCAGGCGCTGGCGATGGCGTTCGGCGCGCGCGTCGTGCAGGCTCCCGAGCTCATGCACGGGATGACGTCGCCGATCGTCCACGACGGGAGCGGCATCCTCCAGGGTCTGCCCTCTCCCTTCTCCGCGGCCCGCTATCACTCCCTCGCGGTCGCAGCGGAGACGATCCCGGACGTGCTCCGCGTCACCGCTCGCACCCCGGAGGGCACGGTGATGGCGCTCGAACACCGCCATCTGCCGCTGAGCGGGGTGCAGTTCCACCCCGAGAGCGTGCTGACCGAGTACGGCTATCGCATGCTCGCCACCTGGCTGACCGGGATCGGGGCCGAGGATGCGCCGTCTCGTGCGCTGACGCTCACCCCCCACCGCGGGACGAGCACTCAGCCGGCGCAGTAG
- the pknB gene encoding Stk1 family PASTA domain-containing Ser/Thr kinase produces the protein MSDDPRVLAGRYRVDELIGRGGMASVYRGYDLTLDREVALKILRRELADDAAFRTRFRLEAQAASRMSHPTIVRVFDAGEDTETTPDGVVHPVPFIVMELVNGELLKDIIAGGDVPVTDAVRYVDGILEALEYSHRAGVVHRDIKPGNVMVTAAGQVKVMDFGIARAVSDSSSTVAETTAIIGTAAYFSPEQAKGEPVDARADLYSTGVVLYELLTGRPPFRGETPVAVAYQHVSETPVPPSEHTESIPRGLDALVMRALAKDPFQRFQDAASFRAALSDAVGGKAPSKRQLGALTSELYGANPRQAAETARSLRQLSTDTTMRRTQAGPPVAWIWSGVAVLAVLLVSVLFWVVTIRPGDAVPDSARIVPDLTTMTYDQAVDVLEEQDLLSDRVPVADDRITEGSVVRSEPAAGDSVQVGQTIKLYVSTGKESVAAPTIVGLNETDARQALTAAGLAVGTITPVNDAKAPAGEVLSASTASGDVTAGVEIPVGTTVNLRVASGRVVLNDVTGYTIDAATRDLEALGLSVVPSADPGCKATGTTPTVRVMSLAPGEVPIRSEITLTYCAG, from the coding sequence GTGTCAGATGATCCACGCGTACTCGCCGGTCGCTATCGTGTCGATGAGCTCATCGGTCGCGGGGGCATGGCGAGTGTGTACCGAGGCTACGACCTGACCCTCGACCGCGAGGTCGCGCTCAAGATCCTCCGCCGCGAGCTCGCCGACGACGCGGCTTTCCGCACGCGTTTCCGGCTGGAGGCGCAGGCCGCCTCGCGGATGTCGCACCCGACCATCGTGCGGGTCTTCGATGCCGGCGAGGACACCGAGACGACCCCCGACGGCGTCGTGCACCCCGTTCCGTTCATCGTCATGGAGCTCGTCAACGGCGAGCTCCTGAAGGACATCATCGCCGGCGGCGACGTGCCTGTGACCGATGCGGTGCGCTACGTCGACGGCATCCTCGAGGCCCTCGAGTACTCGCATCGCGCGGGCGTCGTGCACCGCGACATCAAGCCCGGCAACGTCATGGTGACGGCCGCGGGCCAGGTCAAGGTCATGGACTTCGGCATCGCGCGCGCGGTGTCCGACTCCTCTTCGACGGTCGCCGAGACGACCGCCATCATCGGTACCGCCGCCTACTTCTCGCCTGAGCAGGCCAAGGGCGAACCGGTGGATGCGCGCGCGGACCTCTATTCGACCGGTGTCGTCCTGTACGAGCTGCTGACCGGTCGACCTCCCTTCCGCGGCGAGACCCCGGTCGCCGTCGCCTACCAGCACGTCAGCGAGACGCCGGTCCCCCCCAGCGAGCACACCGAGAGCATCCCTCGCGGTCTCGACGCTCTCGTGATGCGCGCCCTCGCGAAGGATCCGTTCCAGCGATTCCAGGATGCGGCCTCCTTCCGTGCCGCGCTCTCGGACGCCGTGGGTGGCAAGGCCCCCAGCAAGCGCCAGCTCGGAGCGCTCACGAGCGAGCTTTACGGCGCGAACCCCCGTCAGGCCGCCGAGACCGCCCGGTCGCTCAGGCAGCTGTCGACGGACACGACGATGCGCCGGACGCAGGCGGGGCCTCCCGTCGCCTGGATCTGGTCCGGTGTCGCGGTGCTCGCCGTTCTGCTCGTGTCCGTGCTGTTCTGGGTCGTGACCATCCGTCCCGGCGATGCCGTGCCCGACAGCGCGCGCATCGTGCCGGACCTCACGACGATGACCTATGACCAGGCCGTCGACGTGCTCGAGGAGCAGGACCTCCTGTCGGATCGAGTTCCCGTGGCCGACGATCGGATCACCGAAGGCAGCGTCGTACGCAGCGAACCCGCAGCGGGCGATTCGGTGCAGGTCGGGCAGACCATCAAGCTCTACGTCTCGACAGGCAAGGAGAGCGTCGCCGCTCCGACGATCGTCGGGCTCAACGAGACCGACGCCCGCCAAGCGCTCACCGCAGCGGGTCTCGCCGTCGGGACGATCACCCCGGTGAACGACGCGAAGGCACCCGCCGGCGAAGTGCTCAGCGCGAGCACCGCATCCGGCGATGTGACGGCGGGAGTCGAGATCCCGGTCGGAACGACCGTCAACCTGCGCGTCGCAAGCGGTCGCGTGGTTCTGAACGATGTCACCGGTTACACGATCGATGCCGCGACACGCGACCTCGAGGCACTGGGACTGAGCGTCGTTCCGAGCGCCGATCCCGGCTGTAAGGCGACCGGCACGACCCCGACCGTCCGCGTCATGTCGCTCGCGCCCGGTGAAGTGCCCATCCGCTCGGAGATCACCCTCACCTACTGCGCCGGCTGA